The Myxosarcina sp. GI1 nucleotide sequence CTCTTTCTTCAGAGACAATAAAGCCACATCTCAACGAACTTTTGTCTCGCTTGAGCCAAGAACAAAGTTTTAAAGCAGCAGGTCATTTCTTTGACACTACTACTGATGATGAGTGGATTACTGCGTTTCATGAGTGGTCAGAAAGTCATCGAGAAAAGAAGCTACCCGTGTTGAATGAAGAAGCAATGAGCAGAGAAAGTTTTTATGATGAGTGGTAATGTCTTATCTTTTAGATACAAATGTTTTGCTGCGAACTCTTATAACCGAAGATTCTCAATATCAAATTACCCAAACGGCAATTGCTTCTTTAAGAAGAGCGAAGGAACGATTGTGCATCGCTCCCCAAAACATAATTGAATTATGGAATGTAGCAACTCGTCCTGTAGAAAGAAACGGTTTAGGTTTGTCCCCAACCGAGACTGAAACTGAAGTTACCCAATTAAAAAACTTATTTGTTCTTTTGCCAGATACAGAGTATGTGTATCTAGAGTGGGAAAGATTGGTTTCGATGTATCGAGTCAAAGGTACAAAAGTTCACGATACTCGCTTAGTAGCATTTGCGTTGGTTCATCAAATAAATTATATTCTCACTTTTAATGTCCAAGATTTCCAACGCTTTAGTGCAGAAGTTACACCAGTAAATCCGAAGAAGATTGCTGAATCTAAGTAGTTTTTTTAAAAAATGTTGAAATTGACACTATTCGATCGCTAGGAACGCAACAAACACCAGCAAAATAAGTTATCAAGATAAATAGCTGAATGAGATAGATTATGCAACTAAGAGATCGAGTTCGTTTGGGTTTAGCTGTAGGAGTCGCTAAGGCAGTTACTACTACTGTGCGATCGCTGCGTTTGGGTGCGGCTTCGGTAATGCCAGGAGAAATTTCTCGTCGTCTCCATCCCCGTTTGTTGCCCTTGCTATTCGACCAGG carries:
- a CDS encoding type II toxin-antitoxin system VapC family toxin; translation: MSYLLDTNVLLRTLITEDSQYQITQTAIASLRRAKERLCIAPQNIIELWNVATRPVERNGLGLSPTETETEVTQLKNLFVLLPDTEYVYLEWERLVSMYRVKGTKVHDTRLVAFALVHQINYILTFNVQDFQRFSAEVTPVNPKKIAESK